A genomic window from Pseudocitrobacter corydidari includes:
- a CDS encoding DUF1097 domain-containing protein has translation MSTLVAIALTTGILSGIWGWVAVTWSLLSWAGFLGCTAYFACPQGGVKGLGISLCTVMSGVLWAEVIIYGSQLAPEWLMLGYLLTGVVAFVMCIQAKSQWLSFVPGTFIGACSTFAGQGDWQAVAPSLLVGLLFGYAMKNSGLLLAERWPQAKKS, from the coding sequence ATGAGTACACTTGTCGCTATTGCCCTCACTACCGGTATCTTATCGGGAATCTGGGGCTGGGTCGCCGTGACATGGAGCCTGCTCAGTTGGGCAGGATTTCTGGGTTGTACCGCCTATTTTGCCTGCCCACAGGGCGGCGTGAAGGGTCTGGGAATATCTCTGTGTACTGTAATGAGTGGTGTGCTTTGGGCAGAAGTGATTATCTACGGCAGCCAGCTAGCCCCTGAATGGCTGATGCTGGGGTATTTACTCACAGGTGTCGTGGCTTTCGTGATGTGTATTCAGGCGAAAAGTCAGTGGCTCTCTTTTGTTCCAGGCACGTTTATTGGCGCATGTTCTACCTTTGCCGGTCAGGGAGACTGGCAGGCGGTAGCCCCGTCTCTTTTAGTAGGCCTGCTGTTTGGTTACGCGATGAAAAATAGCGGTTTATTACTCGCCGAACGTTGGCCGCAGGCGAAAAAATCATAA